From Montipora foliosa isolate CH-2021 chromosome 6, ASM3666993v2, whole genome shotgun sequence, a single genomic window includes:
- the LOC138006714 gene encoding TNF receptor-associated factor 6-like isoform X3: MANYSLEDIIYSINRQERDGQQLTCPLDQNVLIRDKDIFPDKAAERKVCSFVIKCPRGCQWTGELRSKEAHFNECRRFPVNCPNCCGELVPREEVPRPEIESHLNSKMRMHLDLVCTKLKNAKEELRKTKEHLENTEEQLQNTKERFEETTKKHEERIHALENKPFIYMWKINGFSGIEEKINHYNRRAPSCSIDSAPFYTGECSYKVRLRLELSYFKFRRDNCMKIYLIIVKGDFDSFLKWPFAKRATITVLDQQENSNERKNITATLPENQLQQEWNSRPRGEYENTAFQFHVMVSRELLRGGGYVQDNSFFIQAKFETVAP; encoded by the exons ATGGCAAATTATTCACTTGAGGATATAATTTATTCAATAAACAGACAGGAGCGAGATGGACAACAGCTCACTTGTCCTCTGGACCAAAACGTCCTGATACGTGACAAA GACATCTTCCCAGACAAAGCAGCTGAAAGAAAGGTTTGTTCGTTTGTTATCAAGTGTCCAAGAGGTTGTCAATGGACTGGCGAACTCAGATCGAAAGAG GCTCACTTTAATGAGTGTAGAAGATTTCCAGTGAACTGTCCAAATTGTTGTGGAGAACTCGTCCCAAGAGAGGag GTTCCGCGACCTGAAATTGAATCTCATCTAAACTCTAAAATGCGAATGCATCTTGACTTGGTCTGTACAAAGTTGAAGAACGCTAAGGAAGAGTTGCGGAAAACTAAAGAACATCTTGAGAACACAGAAGAACAGTTGCAAAATACTAAAGAGCGGTTCGAGGAGACCACAAAGAAACATGAAGAGAGGATCCATGCTCTTGAAAATAAGCCCTTCATTTACATGTGGAAGATTAATGGCTTCAGTGGAATCGAAGAGAAAATTAATCATTATAATAGGCGAGCCCCCTCATGTTCGATAGATAGTGCTCCATTTTATACTGGTGAATGTAGCTATAAAGTTAGATTGCGTTTGGAGCTGAGTTATTTTAAATTTAGGAGAGACAATTGCATGAAGATTTACTTGATTATAGTGAAAGGCGACTTTGATTCCTTTTTGAAATGGCCTTTTGCTAAACGGGCAACAATTACCGTATTGGATCAACAAGAAAATTCAAATGAGAGGAAAAACATCACCGCAACCCTCCCAGAAAACCAACTACAACAAGAATGGAACTCGAGGCCCCGTGGAGAATATGAGAACACGGCGTTCCAGTTTCATGTGATGGTATCACGTGAATTGCTAAGGGGTGGGGGTTATGTTCAGGATAACTCCTTCTTTATACAAGCTAAATTCGAAACTGTTGCTCCGTGA
- the LOC138005037 gene encoding uncharacterized protein has protein sequence MEYKLPLIKLLWKIDIIFRFLDFPSTREISNESCVVFRACLKAVRYQNCREDYSFLIALLSKFISSPVSLGIVISIGVGTTVVCAVIGFLVAKCYLNWRRQYRKQKKISASLNGTVQKLVISSQPVDFVPLLIQDQLEAEDGEIDNTQYVSLRGRSTESLLESGKDSKEENFPPPFKGLDTASSILDKSDRKLKKPMEIGTRGESLYFDGSGNSEDETEKSTPKKKLSSSVVPPFSQRSLSMHSRPGNQRTAETLRFARCDQMQGF, from the exons ATGGAATACAAAT TACCGCTTATCAAGCTACTATGGAAAATCGATATTATTTTTCGCTTTTTAGACTTTCCCTCGACGCGAGAAATTAGCAACGAAAGTTGCGTGGTGTTTCGCGCGTGTTTAAAAGCCGTCCGCTACCAAAACTGTAGAGAAGATTATTCTTTTTTAATTGCTCTCTTATCGAAATTTATCTCATCGCCAGTGTCTTTGGGCATCGTGATATCGATCGGTGTGGGAACGACAGTCGTGTGCGCCGTTATTGGATTCTTGGTGGCAAAATGTTATCTGAACTGGAGAAGGCAGTacaggaaacaaaaaaagatatcAGCTTCTCTTAATGGTACAGTGCAGAAGCTAGTCATATCATCACAACCGGTTGACTTTGTACCGCTGTTGATTCAAGATCAACTAGAAGCGGAAGATGGCGAAATTGACAACACGCAGTATGTATCTTTAAGAGGGAGGTCCACCGAGAGTCTTCTTGAGTCAGGAAAAGATTCCAAG GAGGAAAACTTTCCCCCTCCCTTCAAAGGATTGGACACAGCATCAAGTATCCTCGACAAGTCTGATCGCAAGTTGAAAAAGCCCATGGAGATTGGCACTAGAGGCGAATCGTTGTATTTTGATGGTAGTGGTAATTCAGAGGATG AAACAGAAAAATCAACACCAAAGAAAAAGCTTAGCTCTTCAGTGGTCCCTCCATTTTCACAACGAAGTTTATCAATGCATTCTCGGCCCGGAAACCAAAGGACGGCAGAAACACTCCGCTTTGCCAGATGTGATCAGATGCAAGGGTTCTAG
- the LOC138006715 gene encoding uncharacterized protein, translating into MDSVSFIQSLELEEHGPSHMPGGIVLLAETKNEGSADSGSLVSSTSKSEGLVDAGSLVSFTSEVGQKQKEDVLNSTLLAQLAANKKYDRFTDIENWYKFYGDVMSQLGWVMQNFKFNEYKSSHADFKISDVLVKLLSAMVGGDKEMMKVVKETLDALAKSGSSLTLFSSNSISEKNGNFQILPCTVDKSNQVSIAFTGGHFQASQAAKHYFFFSYAKKDISLFHSGQVFTLSEGVYDKVRDHVKEKLGKRAVDFVKNLDI; encoded by the coding sequence ATGGATTCAGTGAGTTTTATACAGTCATTGGAACTTGAAGAGCATGGGCCGTCGCATATGCCAGGTGGCATTGTGCTACTCGCCGAGACGAAAAACGAGGGATCGGCCGATTCAGGTAGCCTTGTTTCTTCTACTTCTAAGAGCGAGGGTTTGGTCGATGCAGGTAGCCTTGTTTCCTTTACATCCGAGGTGGGGCAAAAACAGAAAGAGGATGTCCTTAATTCCACTTTGTTAGCTCAGCTGGCGGCAAACAAAAAGTACGACCGCTTTACTGACATTGAGAATTGGTACAAGTTTTACGGCGACGTTATGAGCCAACTTGGGTGGGTTATGCAAAACTTCAAGTTCAACGAGTACAAATCCTCCCATGCGGACTTCAAGATCTCCGATGTGTTGGTGAAACTGCTGAGCGCAATGGTTGGAGGTGACAAAGAGATGATGAAAGTCGTGAAGGAGACCCTCGACGCTCTTGCGAAATCTGGAAGTAGCCTGACTCTGTTCAGTTCCAACAGCATCTCGGAAAAGAACGGAAACTTCCAAATTTTGCCATGCACGGTTGACAAGAGTAATCAGGTCAGCATTGCTTTTACTGGCGGCCATTTCCAAGCCAGTCAAGCTGCCAAACACTATTTTTTCTTCTCTTATGCGAAGAAAGACATAAGCTTATTCCATTCAGGCCAAGTCTTCACTTTGAGCGAAGGCGTCTATGACAAGGTTCGTGACCATGTGAAAGAGAAGCTTGGGAAAAGGGCCGTCGACTTCGTCAAAAATCTGGACATATAA
- the LOC138006714 gene encoding TNF receptor-associated factor 6-like isoform X1 encodes MANYSLEDIIYSINRQERDGQQLTCPLDQNVLIRDKDIFPDKAAERKVCSFVIKCPRGCQWTGELRSKEAHFNECRRFPVNCPNCCGELVPREEISSHTENNCSLAPISCPFAEMGCNKKVPRPEIESHLNSKMRMHLDLVCTKLKNAKEELRKTKEHLENTEEQLQNTKERFEETTKKHEERIHALENKPFIYMWKINGFSGIEEKINHYNRRAPSCSIDSAPFYTGECSYKVRLRLELSYFKFRRDNCMKIYLIIVKGDFDSFLKWPFAKRATITVLDQQENSNERKNITATLPENQLQQEWNSRPRGEYENTAFQFHVMVSRELLRGGGYVQDNSFFIQAKFETVAP; translated from the exons ATGGCAAATTATTCACTTGAGGATATAATTTATTCAATAAACAGACAGGAGCGAGATGGACAACAGCTCACTTGTCCTCTGGACCAAAACGTCCTGATACGTGACAAA GACATCTTCCCAGACAAAGCAGCTGAAAGAAAGGTTTGTTCGTTTGTTATCAAGTGTCCAAGAGGTTGTCAATGGACTGGCGAACTCAGATCGAAAGAG GCTCACTTTAATGAGTGTAGAAGATTTCCAGTGAACTGTCCAAATTGTTGTGGAGAACTCGTCCCAAGAGAGGag ATTTCATCGCATACTGAGAATAACTGTTCTCTGGCACCAATTTCCTGCCCCTTTGCTGAGATGGGCTGCAACAAAAAG GTTCCGCGACCTGAAATTGAATCTCATCTAAACTCTAAAATGCGAATGCATCTTGACTTGGTCTGTACAAAGTTGAAGAACGCTAAGGAAGAGTTGCGGAAAACTAAAGAACATCTTGAGAACACAGAAGAACAGTTGCAAAATACTAAAGAGCGGTTCGAGGAGACCACAAAGAAACATGAAGAGAGGATCCATGCTCTTGAAAATAAGCCCTTCATTTACATGTGGAAGATTAATGGCTTCAGTGGAATCGAAGAGAAAATTAATCATTATAATAGGCGAGCCCCCTCATGTTCGATAGATAGTGCTCCATTTTATACTGGTGAATGTAGCTATAAAGTTAGATTGCGTTTGGAGCTGAGTTATTTTAAATTTAGGAGAGACAATTGCATGAAGATTTACTTGATTATAGTGAAAGGCGACTTTGATTCCTTTTTGAAATGGCCTTTTGCTAAACGGGCAACAATTACCGTATTGGATCAACAAGAAAATTCAAATGAGAGGAAAAACATCACCGCAACCCTCCCAGAAAACCAACTACAACAAGAATGGAACTCGAGGCCCCGTGGAGAATATGAGAACACGGCGTTCCAGTTTCATGTGATGGTATCACGTGAATTGCTAAGGGGTGGGGGTTATGTTCAGGATAACTCCTTCTTTATACAAGCTAAATTCGAAACTGTTGCTCCGTGA
- the LOC138006714 gene encoding TNF receptor-associated factor 6-like isoform X2: MRQERDGQQLTCPLDQNVLIRDKDIFPDKAAERKVCSFVIKCPRGCQWTGELRSKEAHFNECRRFPVNCPNCCGELVPREEISSHTENNCSLAPISCPFAEMGCNKKVPRPEIESHLNSKMRMHLDLVCTKLKNAKEELRKTKEHLENTEEQLQNTKERFEETTKKHEERIHALENKPFIYMWKINGFSGIEEKINHYNRRAPSCSIDSAPFYTGECSYKVRLRLELSYFKFRRDNCMKIYLIIVKGDFDSFLKWPFAKRATITVLDQQENSNERKNITATLPENQLQQEWNSRPRGEYENTAFQFHVMVSRELLRGGGYVQDNSFFIQAKFETVAP; the protein is encoded by the exons ATGAG ACAGGAGCGAGATGGACAACAGCTCACTTGTCCTCTGGACCAAAACGTCCTGATACGTGACAAA GACATCTTCCCAGACAAAGCAGCTGAAAGAAAGGTTTGTTCGTTTGTTATCAAGTGTCCAAGAGGTTGTCAATGGACTGGCGAACTCAGATCGAAAGAG GCTCACTTTAATGAGTGTAGAAGATTTCCAGTGAACTGTCCAAATTGTTGTGGAGAACTCGTCCCAAGAGAGGag ATTTCATCGCATACTGAGAATAACTGTTCTCTGGCACCAATTTCCTGCCCCTTTGCTGAGATGGGCTGCAACAAAAAG GTTCCGCGACCTGAAATTGAATCTCATCTAAACTCTAAAATGCGAATGCATCTTGACTTGGTCTGTACAAAGTTGAAGAACGCTAAGGAAGAGTTGCGGAAAACTAAAGAACATCTTGAGAACACAGAAGAACAGTTGCAAAATACTAAAGAGCGGTTCGAGGAGACCACAAAGAAACATGAAGAGAGGATCCATGCTCTTGAAAATAAGCCCTTCATTTACATGTGGAAGATTAATGGCTTCAGTGGAATCGAAGAGAAAATTAATCATTATAATAGGCGAGCCCCCTCATGTTCGATAGATAGTGCTCCATTTTATACTGGTGAATGTAGCTATAAAGTTAGATTGCGTTTGGAGCTGAGTTATTTTAAATTTAGGAGAGACAATTGCATGAAGATTTACTTGATTATAGTGAAAGGCGACTTTGATTCCTTTTTGAAATGGCCTTTTGCTAAACGGGCAACAATTACCGTATTGGATCAACAAGAAAATTCAAATGAGAGGAAAAACATCACCGCAACCCTCCCAGAAAACCAACTACAACAAGAATGGAACTCGAGGCCCCGTGGAGAATATGAGAACACGGCGTTCCAGTTTCATGTGATGGTATCACGTGAATTGCTAAGGGGTGGGGGTTATGTTCAGGATAACTCCTTCTTTATACAAGCTAAATTCGAAACTGTTGCTCCGTGA